The sequence CTCGAAGGCGTCCGCCAGGGCCGCGATCATGTGGACCTGGTCGGAAAGATAGCCCGGCAGCGACAGCCGTTCATCGAGGCAATGATACATCCCGAGCTCGGCGTGCCGGCATCGGGCCAGCAGAACGTTGATCAATTGGAGCGCGGACGTCTGATAGGCGTGATCCTTGAGCAGGTGACCGGCCAAGAGCAGCGCCGAAGCGGCCGCGGCGTTCTGATCCGTGTATAACGTTCGATCCCGACGGGGCGCTTCCACCCCGGCCCGGTCCTCCTCCGACAGCGCGTAATAGTCCTCGTCGGCCGATTGACTTCCGCAGAACCAGGCTTCGCCCTCGACCGCAAGCGACGTGTACAAATAATCCAGAATGTCGTATGACGTAAAGCGGTAGGATGCGTCCCCCGTCAGGCGATGCGCCCGGAGATAGACCGTCAGCATCCGCGCGTTCACCTCGAGGAGCTTTTCATAATGCGGCCGGTCCCAGTCCCCGCGCGTGGCGTAGCGGAAAAATCCACCGTCCACGGGATCGCGGAGACCGCCGTCGCGCATATGATCCAGAGTCGCTTTCGCCATGTCGAGCCCGCTCGGACGGTCGCCTCGATCGTGGAGATGCATCACTAGCTCGATCGCCCAGGGCTGGGGAAATTTGGGCGGCCCTCCGAAGCCGCCGTATTCGGGATCAAAGGCCCTTGTAAGAAAATTGGCGATGGTCTCGAGCGCAAGCGGCAGCGCGTCGGCCGCCTGCGGCTTGCGGGCCGCGTTCCCGTCAACGGCCTTGGACAATGCCGGACGCGCCGGGCCCGGCTCGCGGTCCTTTTGAACCTGGGACAGAAGCTCAAGCAGCCTTCCCGTGGGCAGATAGGTGTCCCCGACGATCACCTGCCCGTCCGCGTCCAGCACGGCGACGGTCGGCCAGCCGCCCATGTTGTAGCGACCGTTGATGTCGG is a genomic window of Nitrospiria bacterium containing:
- a CDS encoding DUF255 domain-containing protein; the protein is MQNTEQIHWRPWGSDAFQEARESSRPIFLSISAVWCHWCHVMDGESFDHPEVIRRLNRDFIPIRVDSDKRPDINGRYNMGGWPTVAVLDADGQVIVGDTYLPTGRLLELLSQVQKDREPGPARPALSKAVDGNAARKPQAADALPLALETIANFLTRAFDPEYGGFGGPPKFPQPWAIELVMHLHDRGDRPSGLDMAKATLDHMRDGGLRDPVDGGFFRYATRGDWDRPHYEKLLEVNARMLTVYLRAHRLTGDASYRFTSYDILDYLYTSLAVEGEAWFCGSQSADEDYYALSEEDRAGVEAPRRDRTLYTDQNAAAASALLLAGHLLKDHAYQTSALQLINVLLARCRHAELGMYHCLDERLSLPGYLSDQVHMIAALADAFEATGEKRYMDHADELAGIMNLHLWDENAGAYWDLPAAAGPPEKSDREGILKVRIKPLYENAVAAIGLVRLFHLTGDEGYRGRARGTLNYLAGVYRPYKHHAAPFGLALERFLYPPRHVTVVGRRTDPQWKALTAAAHRMKAPWKVVLPLDSEESRDRVASLGYPVASQPAAYVCIGTTCLPPVLRPEDLENLK